Part of the bacterium genome, CCGCAGGGCCTGCCCATGGAGAAGGTCGCGCCCTACCTGGGCCTGCGCATGGTGATGCCCTGGTCGGCGCCGCTGCACAACCACCTGCAGGGCCGGCCCGGCGGCGGGCCGTCGCGCCTGGACCTGACGGTCACCTCCAGTGGTGTCGTGGCCGAGCCGATGAGTGTCCGGGCGGAGGTCACCGTGCCTGCGGGCTGGCAGGCCTCGCCGGGCCAGGAGGTGTCCCTGCCGCCGGGCGGCAAGGCGGACCTAAGCGTGCCGGTCGTTGTGCCCGAGAAGGCCTGGGCTGGGCATGAGCTGCCGGTGGCGCTGCTGGTGCAGGTCGGCGACACGAGCCTGCGCCTGAACCAGACGATCCGCGTGGGCAGTGGCTTCATCACGCAGTGGGCGGTGCTCGGCCCGTTCGCCAACAAGGCGGGCGAGCCGCTGGACCGGACGCTGCGCCCGCCGGACGACGGCGTGGACTTCGCCGCCGCCTACGACGGCGTCGCGGGCAAGGTGTCCTGGACGCCGGTGACACAGTATGAGAACGGGTTCTGGATCAACTTCGCCAGGCTGTTCGGTCAGCCGCAGGGCGGGACGGCGTACATCGCCGCGTGCCTCAACGCGCCAAGGGCCATGCCGGCGCAGATTCGTCTGGGCTGCTCGGGCGGGGCGGTGGCGATGGCGAACGGGGAGGTGGTGTGGACGTGGGAGAAGTCGCAGGGGGCCGGACCGGGGCAGTTCGCATTCCCCATCCACCTCAAGGCCGGTGACAATGCGCTGGTGCTGAAGCTGTCGAGCGTGACCGAGCAGTGGACGGAGGTCTGCGAGATCGGCCCGGCGCCCGGCGGGGAGCCGCTCACGGGCGTGACGGTCGTTCCGGCCGGGGAACTCAAGGGACGCCCGTGCTTCGCCCCACCACAGCGCTCCGGCTCCCCCACCGATCAGCCCCAACACACCGGCGGCGTGAACTGGAAGCTACGGTATGCCGACGACCTCAGCCGCCCGACCCTCGGCCCGCGCTGGCTGGTGGGGTCGGGCAACTGGAAGATCACCGAGGGGGTGTTGTACTCCAGCGGTACCGCGTTCCTGTGCTATGCCGAGAAGGTCCCGGCGCCGGTGCGCATCGAATATGACGCCCGCGCCGCCACGGCCGCGCTGGGCGACCTGTCGGCCTGCTGGCTGAAGGACCCGAAGGACTACCAGAGCGGCCTGCTGTGCGGCTTCGGCGCCAACGGGAACACGGTGAACAAGGTCGTCCTCGGTGGCGAGCAGGTAGCGCAGTCGGCCGGGCCGCTGGTGAGGCCGAACACCTGGCACCACGTCATCGTCCAGATCCTGCCGTCGGGCAAGGTGCAGTTGATCGTGGACGATCAGCTATCGCTGGAGCAGCAGATCAGTCCCGGCGAGGCCAAGTTCCCGGGCCTCTGGAGTTGGGGGGCGGAGGGGTCGTTCCGGAGTATCAGAATCTGGGCCCCGTAGAGGGACCCACCTGGAGGGCACTTCATCGTGCAACTCAACTTCCGCCAAGTCCATCTCGACTTCCACACCAGCGAGGCCATTGCTGGCATTGGTGCTGACTTTGACGCCAACGAGTTCGCCGATACGCTGGCCGCCGCGAGTGTGAACTCCATCACGTGCTTCTCCCGCTGCCACCACGGGTGGATCTATCACGATACGGCGCAGTTCCCCGAGCGGCGGCATCCGCATCTGACCTGCAATCTCCTGGCCCGACAGATCGAGGCCTGCCATGCGCGGGGCATTCGTGTGCCCATCTACATTACCGTGCGCTGGGACCACTTCACCGCCCGGCAACACCCCGAGTGGCTCGTCGTGGATGAGAACGGGACGTTCGTGGGCACCAAGCCCTATGACGCGGGCTTCTACCGGCAACTGTGCCTCAACAGCCCCTACGTGGACTTCCTGGAGCAGCAGACGCTCGAGGTGTGCCGCACGCTGCCGACCGACGGCCTCTTCTTCGACATCGTCTTCCCTACCGCGTGTAGCTGCGAGCACTGCAAGCGTGACATGATCGCCGCGGGGCTGGACCCGTCCGACGCGGCGGCCCGCAAGAAGTTCGCCGACCGGGTGCTGCTGAAGTTCGAGGAGCGGATGACGGCGGCCGTGCACAGCGTCCAGCCGGAGGCGACCATCTTCTACAACGGCGGCCACGTCGGTCCGTACCACCGGGGCATCCTGCACAGCTACACGCACCTGGAGCTGGAGTCGCTGCCCAGCGGCGGCTGGGGCTACATGCACTTCCCCGTCGCCCAGCGCTTCGCGCGGACCCTCGGTGTGCCCACGCTGGGCATGACCGGCAAGTTCCACACCTCGTGGGGCGACTTCTCCTCCTACAAGAACCAGCCGGCGCTGGAGTTCGAGTGCTTCAACATGGTCGCCATGGGCGCGCAGTGCTCCGTGGGCGACCAGCTCCACCCCTCCGGCAAGATAGACGCCGAGACCTACAAGCTCACCGGCAGCGTGTACAGCCAGATCGAGGCGATCGAGCCGTGGTGCCGGGGGGCCGAGCCGGTGGCGGAGATCGGCGTGTTCACCCCCGAGGAGTTCCTCGGCGGCGGGCACGGCGCCATGCGCCCGGCGATCATCGGCGCCACGCGTATCCTGCAGGAGCTGCGGCAGCAGTTCGACATCATTGACAGCCAATCGGACCTGAGCCGCTACAAGCTGCTCATCCTGCCCGACGAGATCCCGACCGACGACAGGCTGGCCGAGAAGCTCCAGCAGTTCGTGCAGGCGGGCGGAGCGCTGATCGCGTCGTACCAGTCGGGCCTGAACCCCGAGGGACAGGGCTTCAATCTGGCGGCGCTCGGCGTGGACGACCTGGGCGAGGCGCCGTACTCGCCCGACTTCATTCTGGCCGGCAAGCTGGGCGGGGCGCGACCGGACACCGGGCAGGTCATGTATAGCCAGGGGCGGCAGGTAGCGCCGCGCGCGGGCACCGAGGTGCTGTCCGGGATGATCCAGCCGTACTTCAACCGGACCTGGGAGCACTTCTGCTCGCATCGGCACACGCCCGCCGACAAGCCGGCGACCTACCCGGGGGGGACACGCTGCGGCAACTGCATCTACCTCATGCACCCGCTCTTCGGCCTGTACGAGGCGAAGGCGCCGCTGTGGTGCAAGGAACTGGTGCGCGGGGCGCTGGACCTGCTGCTGCCCGAGCCGGTGCTGCGGGTAGAGGGGCCGTCCACGCTGCAGGCGTCGCTGAACGTGCAGCCCGAGCAGGGCCGGCAGATCATCCACCTGCTGCACTATATCCCCGAGCGGCGCGGCCGCGAGTTCGACATCATCGAGGATGTCATCCCGCTGTACAACGTAGGGGTGTCGGTGCGCGTGGGCGCGCGTGTCGCCACGCGCGTCACCCTCGAGCCGCAAGGGGACGAGCTGCCGTTCGAGCAGCGGGGCGGCCGTGTGGAGTTCGTGGTGCCGGAGCTGAACGGGCACCAGATCGTCGTTGTGCAGTGACAACACAACCGGGAGTTGGTGTCATGCGCATGTTCATCCTGGTCTGTCTGGCCCTGTTGTGCCTGGCCGGCGGAGTGCTGGCGCAGGCCGCGCCCGATGCCTTCGTGGCCAAGCGCCATGAACTCGCCCACCGTCAGCGCCGCATCATCCTCAACGACGACGGCAATGTGGTCATCTACTACCCCAAGAGCCTGCCGCTGACGGCCGAGAACGTGCTGGTCCAGCGCACCTCGCCGCTGCTGGGGTCGCAGGTGGACAGCCTGTTCTACTGCCCGATCAGCTCGGGCTTCAGCTACTTCACCCACAACACGAAGGTGGGGGCGGTGCTGGAGCACCCGATCGCTGACAAGAGCGGCGACTATGTACCGAGCACCCGCAACATCACCCGCGATCTCATCAACCAGGGCACCGATGCGCTCAAGATGATCGTGGACTTCGCGCGGGCGAACCGCATCGAGGTCTTCTTCTCGATGCGCATGAACGACACGCACGATGCCGCGCACTCACCCGACAACCCGTACCCGCTGTTCCCGCCGCTCAAGGAGCAACACCCCGACTGGCTCATCGGCTCTCGGGACAAGCGATCGCCCTATGCCCCGTGGAGTTCGGTGGACTATACCCGCCCCGAGATCCGCGACCTGGCCTTCAGGTTCTGCCAGGAGGTCTGCCAGAACTACGACGTGGACGGGGTGGAGCTGGACTTCTTCCGCCACATGGCCTACTTCAAGTCGGTCGGCTGGGGCGGTACGGCCAGTCAGGCCGAGCTGGACATGATGACCGACCTGGTGCGCCGCCTCCGCGCCATGGCTGACGAAGAGGGCCGCAAGCGCGGGCGGCCGATCCTCATTGCCATGCGTGTGCCGGACTCGGTCGAGTACAGCAAGGGCGTGGGGCTGGACCTCGAGCGCTGGCTGTCGGAGGGGCTGGTGGACCTGCTGGTGGGGAGCGGCTACTTCCAGCTCAACCCCTGGGAGACGCTGGTGGCGCTGGGACACAAGTACAACGTGCCGGTCTACCCGTCGCTGGATGAGAGCCGGGTGCGCAGTGATGGGCCGCCGTACAAGCGCAACGCGTCCGAGGCCTACCGGGCCCGGGCGGCGCGCGTGTGGCAGAGCGGCGCGGACGGCGTCTACCTGTTCAACTTCTTCAGCCCCAAGGCGCCGATGCTGCGGGAGATTGGCGATCCGGCGACCCTGGCCGGTCTGGACAAGACGTACTTCGTGACGGTGCGCAACTACTCGCCGGACATGTACCTCAAGGGCGGCACGGCCTGCCGGACGCTGCCGCTGCTGTCGCCCGACAACCCCATGGCGCTGGCGCCGGGCAAGCCCCTGAC contains:
- a CDS encoding beta-galactosidase trimerization domain-containing protein; the encoded protein is MQLNFRQVHLDFHTSEAIAGIGADFDANEFADTLAAASVNSITCFSRCHHGWIYHDTAQFPERRHPHLTCNLLARQIEACHARGIRVPIYITVRWDHFTARQHPEWLVVDENGTFVGTKPYDAGFYRQLCLNSPYVDFLEQQTLEVCRTLPTDGLFFDIVFPTACSCEHCKRDMIAAGLDPSDAAARKKFADRVLLKFEERMTAAVHSVQPEATIFYNGGHVGPYHRGILHSYTHLELESLPSGGWGYMHFPVAQRFARTLGVPTLGMTGKFHTSWGDFSSYKNQPALEFECFNMVAMGAQCSVGDQLHPSGKIDAETYKLTGSVYSQIEAIEPWCRGAEPVAEIGVFTPEEFLGGGHGAMRPAIIGATRILQELRQQFDIIDSQSDLSRYKLLILPDEIPTDDRLAEKLQQFVQAGGALIASYQSGLNPEGQGFNLAALGVDDLGEAPYSPDFILAGKLGGARPDTGQVMYSQGRQVAPRAGTEVLSGMIQPYFNRTWEHFCSHRHTPADKPATYPGGTRCGNCIYLMHPLFGLYEAKAPLWCKELVRGALDLLLPEPVLRVEGPSTLQASLNVQPEQGRQIIHLLHYIPERRGREFDIIEDVIPLYNVGVSVRVGARVATRVTLEPQGDELPFEQRGGRVEFVVPELNGHQIVVVQ
- a CDS encoding family 10 glycosylhydrolase: MRMFILVCLALLCLAGGVLAQAAPDAFVAKRHELAHRQRRIILNDDGNVVIYYPKSLPLTAENVLVQRTSPLLGSQVDSLFYCPISSGFSYFTHNTKVGAVLEHPIADKSGDYVPSTRNITRDLINQGTDALKMIVDFARANRIEVFFSMRMNDTHDAAHSPDNPYPLFPPLKEQHPDWLIGSRDKRSPYAPWSSVDYTRPEIRDLAFRFCQEVCQNYDVDGVELDFFRHMAYFKSVGWGGTASQAELDMMTDLVRRLRAMADEEGRKRGRPILIAMRVPDSVEYSKGVGLDLERWLSEGLVDLLVGSGYFQLNPWETLVALGHKYNVPVYPSLDESRVRSDGPPYKRNASEAYRARAARVWQSGADGVYLFNFFSPKAPMLREIGDPATLAGLDKTYFVTVRNYSPDMYLKGGTACRTLPLLSPDNPMALAPGKPLTVPIYLGEQPARAGAAQPQVKLCLLASGPQAPQAALNGTALPAGQAAGKWWEYAVPPQAVKPGENRVAVSLAPQAAGTDQPWEVSWTGDKKPAQPWSSDRPSADVTAEIKDGALLIADRGIAGGNYLYYYYSWNASPEREAMAEVEVKAISGLSNIIVSNGVACDRVGIFPDHIAMYSTHARYDMNTTDDFHTYRLELKGQDLKVLVDGKVALDSTGKFTDPSPAGRNALQIGAATSSELGEALWRAVRLRTGAMTLFDLVMRFDYP